From one Bacteroidales bacterium genomic stretch:
- a CDS encoding putative manganese transporter encodes MFLLAIVKQAVMITVFVLVMMLVIEYIIVQTKGKHSHFFSKNPWLQILLAAFLGIIPGCLGTFAVVSMYVHRTVGIAALITALIATSGDEAFVMFAMIPSTALKLMIIIFAISLISGFVIQLIFREKKYIGRTMDHKFVHNNEPECVCFDPKTILIQIKKMIWQRAVLIIFGMAFLSLLFFGADFHEHNLTIIETEHTEDTHYTKDQLHVNDQIDYQEEKERQHEEHLHWGWEKITFFIVTLIGLFIAFTVPDHFLKKHLWGHVIKKHFLRLLLWTFSAFLVLHFLNEFIDVRDWIKGNIYFVILIAALIGLIPESGPHIIFISLFASGIIPFAVLLTNSIVQDGHGSIPLLAESGKSFLVAKLVNVVVGLIVGYLFILI; translated from the coding sequence ATGTTTTTATTGGCAATTGTAAAGCAAGCTGTAATGATCACCGTATTTGTATTGGTGATGATGCTTGTGATAGAATATATTATTGTTCAAACTAAAGGAAAGCATTCACATTTTTTTTCAAAAAATCCGTGGTTGCAAATATTATTGGCTGCTTTTCTGGGAATTATTCCGGGTTGTCTCGGCACTTTTGCCGTTGTATCAATGTATGTTCACAGAACTGTTGGTATAGCTGCTCTTATTACGGCACTTATTGCAACCTCAGGTGATGAAGCTTTTGTGATGTTTGCAATGATTCCTTCAACAGCACTGAAGCTCATGATTATTATCTTTGCAATTTCTTTAATTTCCGGTTTTGTAATTCAATTGATTTTTAGAGAGAAAAAGTATATAGGGCGAACTATGGATCATAAATTCGTTCATAATAATGAACCTGAATGTGTGTGCTTTGATCCGAAAACAATACTTATTCAGATCAAAAAAATGATTTGGCAAAGAGCTGTTTTAATTATTTTCGGAATGGCTTTTCTTTCCTTGTTATTTTTCGGAGCAGATTTTCACGAACACAATCTTACAATAATTGAAACTGAACATACTGAAGATACACATTACACAAAAGATCAATTGCATGTTAATGACCAAATTGATTATCAGGAAGAAAAGGAACGTCAACATGAGGAACATTTACATTGGGGATGGGAAAAAATCACTTTTTTTATTGTAACTTTAATAGGATTATTCATTGCTTTCACTGTACCCGATCATTTTTTAAAAAAACATTTGTGGGGACATGTAATAAAAAAGCATTTTTTACGATTATTATTATGGACATTCAGTGCATTTTTAGTATTGCATTTTTTGAATGAATTTATTGATGTAAGAGATTGGATAAAAGGAAATATTTATTTTGTAATTTTAATTGCGGCTTTAATCGGATTAATACCGGAAAGCGGGCCGCATATCATTTTTATCAGTTTATTTGCATCAGGCATAATACCTTTTGCGGTTTTGTTAACTAATTCTATTGTTCAAGACGGTCACGGTTCAATTCCTTTATTAGCTGAATCGGGTAAAAGTTTTTTAGTTGCGAAACTTGTAAATGTAGTAGTAGGGTTGATTGTCGGTTATTTATTTATACTGATTTAA
- a CDS encoding tetratricopeptide repeat protein has protein sequence MNRNCSKKANLPNRQTLIIILFIVICTASFAQNHSKTDSLKNLLKTVNINERPKLLNELAKEYFPNFPEKAKKIASLALQLARKQNNRTEQAFALKYIGVVLYYQSKHEQALECYNNAIHIFKKLDNKLEITNLLNNIGLIYQNLNNYKKALEYYKKSLKIEEEIKDKRGIASSLNNIGLIYKELNNYEDALEYHQKSLKIKEEIKDKRGIASSLINIGEIYNKLGKFNKALLYFDKSLKIAETLNTKEIIIENYESFSESYSAMGNYKKAFEYYKQYTGLKDSVFSLETHKQIADIKTKYETEKKDKQIQSLEYENNIKTIKIKHHKKTHIIYIIVLILTGAAITIILIQYRKKNKAYKFLVSKNLDVLSKEKELKNIKENLQIGNTYSQNNVHDDEKERILRRIERLFETDKTFTQHDLTIDKLAKKISTNRNYLSEIINNEYRKNYNDFINEYRVKEAMFLLSDSIKNRLLSIEAIGENAGFKTRSCFYIAFKKYAGITPSKFEDNIKNL, from the coding sequence ATGAACCGAAATTGCAGCAAAAAAGCCAATCTGCCGAATAGGCAGACATTAATAATAATACTGTTTATTGTAATATGCACGGCAAGTTTTGCACAAAACCATAGCAAAACCGACAGCCTCAAAAACTTATTAAAAACCGTTAATATAAACGAAAGACCAAAACTTTTAAATGAACTCGCAAAAGAATATTTCCCCAACTTTCCCGAAAAGGCAAAAAAAATTGCAAGCCTTGCACTGCAACTCGCGAGAAAACAAAATAACAGAACAGAACAAGCATTTGCTTTAAAATATATAGGTGTAGTATTATATTACCAATCAAAACATGAACAAGCTTTGGAATGCTATAATAATGCGATACATATATTTAAAAAACTTGATAATAAACTTGAAATTACAAATTTGTTAAATAATATCGGGCTTATTTATCAAAATTTAAACAATTATAAAAAAGCTTTGGAATATTATAAAAAATCATTAAAAATTGAAGAAGAAATCAAGGATAAAAGAGGAATTGCATCTTCATTAAATAATATTGGACTTATTTATAAAGAATTAAACAATTATGAAGATGCTTTGGAATATCATCAAAAATCATTAAAAATAAAAGAAGAAATCAAGGATAAAAGGGGAATTGCATCTTCATTAATTAATATCGGAGAAATATACAACAAACTCGGTAAGTTCAATAAAGCATTATTGTATTTTGACAAAAGCCTTAAAATTGCAGAAACTCTAAATACAAAAGAAATTATTATAGAAAATTATGAATCTTTTTCAGAAAGCTATTCAGCTATGGGCAATTACAAAAAAGCTTTTGAATATTATAAACAATATACCGGTTTAAAAGATTCTGTTTTTAGTTTGGAAACACACAAGCAAATTGCAGATATAAAAACCAAATATGAAACCGAGAAAAAAGATAAACAAATACAAAGCTTGGAATACGAAAATAATATAAAAACCATAAAAATTAAGCACCATAAAAAAACTCATATAATATATATTATTGTATTAATTCTTACCGGTGCTGCAATAACAATAATTCTTATTCAATACCGGAAAAAAAATAAAGCATATAAATTTCTTGTTTCTAAAAACCTTGATGTATTGTCGAAAGAAAAAGAACTGAAAAACATTAAAGAAAACTTGCAAATCGGTAATACGTATTCTCAAAACAATGTACACGATGATGAAAAAGAAAGAATATTGAGAAGAATAGAAAGACTGTTTGAAACAGACAAAACTTTTACACAGCATGATCTGACAATTGATAAACTGGCAAAAAAAATATCAACAAACAGAAATTATCTTTCCGAGATAATAAATAACGAATACCGAAAAAATTACAATGATTTTATTAATGAATACAGGGTAAAAGAAGCTATGTTTTTATTATCCGATTCAATAAAAAACAGGTTATTATCCATTGAGGCAATAGGGGAAAATGCAGGTTTTAAAACAAGATCATGTTTTTACATTGCTTTTAAAAAATATGCCGGTATTACTCCTTCAAAATTTGAAGATAATATTAAAAATTTATAA
- a CDS encoding YARHG domain-containing protein, giving the protein MKPIYIKSALFFLAVIFTLSSYAQLGGKSYITSDCASGGNDYYFFDDMGVISICSGCESEPSIESGTYKIIGSKVHIYFTDAWWGEPKGDIVHVSSINHYEYYVARKCSSDHSFTIPFIWFENGIDDSCEEIDSHDYYSSDPHDFLRSDFEGKYPETYKRLLTDNDLKEKSKKELRLMRNEIYARYGYSFKSKDLKAYFESQTGYYPSYPDVEAWLSDIEKKNVKLIQSYERKKD; this is encoded by the coding sequence ATGAAACCAATATACATAAAATCAGCTTTATTCTTTTTGGCAGTCATTTTTACATTAAGCTCCTACGCTCAATTGGGAGGTAAGTCATATATAACTTCTGATTGTGCAAGCGGAGGTAATGATTATTATTTTTTTGATGATATGGGTGTAATAAGTATATGTTCCGGTTGTGAATCTGAGCCGTCTATTGAATCAGGAACATATAAAATCATCGGATCAAAAGTACATATTTATTTTACCGATGCATGGTGGGGCGAACCTAAGGGAGATATTGTTCATGTCAGTTCAATTAATCATTATGAGTATTATGTTGCAAGAAAATGCAGTTCAGATCATAGCTTTACAATTCCTTTTATATGGTTTGAAAACGGCATTGATGACAGTTGTGAAGAAATTGACTCACATGATTATTACAGCAGTGATCCGCATGATTTTTTGAGGAGTGATTTTGAGGGGAAATATCCTGAAACTTATAAACGATTATTAACGGATAATGATCTGAAAGAAAAGAGTAAGAAAGAACTTCGATTGATGCGAAACGAGATTTATGCCAGATACGGTTACAGTTTCAAATCTAAAGATTTAAAAGCATATTTTGAAAGTCAAACCGGTTACTACCCGTCATACCCTGATGTTGAGGCTTGGCTTTCCGATATTGAAAAGAAGAATGTGAAACTCATACAATCTTATGAACGAAAAAAAGATTGA
- the yidD gene encoding membrane protein insertion efficiency factor YidD, whose product MRIIKKILFYIAVFPVKIYKYGISPFTPASCRHIPTCSEYVIEAVRVHGIRGFFLGLKRLSKCHPWGTSGYDPVLPKGMRKIKVKKLDIDKYLK is encoded by the coding sequence ATGAGAATTATTAAAAAAATATTATTTTATATTGCTGTTTTTCCCGTAAAGATTTATAAATACGGGATATCACCATTCACACCTGCCAGTTGCAGGCATATCCCAACTTGTTCGGAATATGTAATTGAAGCTGTCAGGGTTCATGGAATCAGAGGTTTTTTCTTAGGCTTAAAACGATTATCGAAATGTCATCCTTGGGGTACTTCAGGATACGATCCGGTATTACCCAAAGGTATGAGAAAAATAAAAGTAAAAAAACTTGATATTGATAAATATTTAAAGTGA
- a CDS encoding SpoIIE family protein phosphatase, translated as MKNFISYTLVIFFSSLFILTGLKTKNLLNNSKQKIEKSFSEKDTNINKLPEGYQYISNFSFKKNKKISSVTQDSSGVMLFTNNTGIIFFDGKNERNLFIKDAPNIIKKYKKTNSFFIACRKGFGMLTKDKTGAYIYQSLSEKRRHNENYSDIVIISEKIFFINEKKIVSIKPDNPEETTIEYVDEKNTINHAFEHKGDVYLNLNNSGIHIFKNDSIIQIVNNTVFSDYEILFDIPFNESLILGTSDNELFLFDGNNYSRFNTSSDDYIKESVITGGTDYDKDWFVITTLNGGAIIINKNTGNAEYTINYRTGLLDDEIITSYVCNSGGLWLSHEYGISRAAFDIPVKNFGNYPGIQGKINSIQVFDSTLYVATGEGLYYLSEIKSYDEVKIATDKWVKSRIKINANTNNISPAYNIVSDTDDEINEDDSEDAGFFKRWRKRRDNKKENDETDDDITEPEATDDNYEDSLTKEERYKTEYKKVTEYRKIYELQSVKYSYKKISGINSKCKFLKPFNNGLLAVTNSGLYFVKAYETKTIIPDEYIYDISGKATDNIIFAATSKGIYKIHKSSDNISAYKIENEKPEYKKIKRLYKINDTAIWAGYLNKLFLFKFKKNRISSSEQFKLNSDINEDVIITKYKNRPVFISSDNAFYLNNEINDIVEDNELNKLIRNADNIYFTSDTSYIIYGQNNSVSQININQPLPYLKYAWLVDYVENLTFDNAYNIWLVSRDNMIYKISPEKYSNRNFNISIIDIKDKEENSLDNFSDIKLGSNYKRITIYLSSPCFFKNDFVTYYYGIDTNNEKDFIESSKSKIIIPELTSGNHIIYLFAVNEINEKSETIKINIEINPPFWQTNHFLIAVFVVFILLISLLISGVYRIRQRKIKEYNEILELKVKERTVEIKIQNKQIQKQNSEIIEQNRKIVYQNEEITGSIKYARKIQKAALPETDIQSKYLSGFFNLFKPRDIVSGDFYWMTEAQNKLFIAAVDCTGHGVPGGFLSMLGISFLNEIVTDMNKKTEDIKAADILNVLRNKMITTLSQHNEHTTHDGMDMALVIIDKENMLLNYAGANNPAYIIRKNRLSKITANRMPIGFNKKLNDIDFTNKFLKLKMNDSIYLFSDGYADQFGGENNKKFNSRRFRELLIHLQKFPMVQQKDIAETILKRWQKDNIQIDDILLIGIQI; from the coding sequence TTGAAAAATTTTATTTCATATACATTAGTAATTTTTTTTTCTTCACTATTTATTTTAACAGGTTTAAAAACTAAAAACTTGTTAAATAATTCTAAACAAAAAATTGAGAAATCATTTTCAGAAAAAGATACAAACATAAACAAATTACCGGAAGGTTATCAATACATAAGTAACTTTTCATTTAAAAAAAATAAAAAAATAAGCTCTGTAACACAAGACAGTTCCGGAGTAATGCTTTTTACAAATAACACAGGAATAATATTTTTTGACGGTAAAAACGAAAGAAATCTTTTTATAAAAGATGCTCCTAATATTATAAAAAAATATAAAAAAACCAACTCCTTTTTTATTGCTTGCAGAAAAGGATTCGGAATGTTAACTAAGGATAAAACAGGTGCTTATATTTATCAATCACTGTCTGAAAAAAGAAGACATAATGAAAATTATTCAGATATAGTTATTATATCCGAAAAAATATTCTTTATTAATGAAAAGAAAATCGTAAGTATTAAACCTGATAATCCTGAAGAAACTACAATAGAGTATGTTGATGAAAAGAACACCATTAATCATGCATTTGAACATAAGGGTGATGTATATTTAAATCTCAATAATTCCGGAATCCATATTTTTAAAAATGATTCAATAATTCAAATTGTTAATAATACTGTTTTTTCTGATTATGAAATTTTATTTGATATTCCGTTTAATGAATCATTAATATTAGGAACATCTGATAATGAATTGTTCTTATTCGACGGAAATAATTACAGCCGTTTTAATACATCATCAGATGATTATATAAAAGAAAGTGTAATAACCGGAGGTACTGATTATGATAAAGATTGGTTTGTAATTACAACATTAAACGGAGGAGCAATTATTATCAATAAAAATACCGGTAATGCAGAATATACCATAAACTACAGAACAGGCTTACTTGATGATGAAATAATAACATCATACGTCTGTAACAGCGGAGGTCTTTGGCTTTCACATGAATACGGAATTAGCAGAGCAGCATTTGATATACCCGTAAAAAACTTTGGTAATTATCCGGGTATTCAAGGAAAAATAAATTCAATACAGGTTTTTGACAGTACTCTTTATGTTGCAACAGGTGAAGGCTTATATTATTTATCAGAAATAAAAAGTTATGATGAAGTTAAAATTGCAACAGATAAATGGGTAAAATCAAGAATTAAAATAAACGCAAATACAAATAATATTTCTCCTGCATATAACATTGTCTCTGATACCGATGATGAAATTAATGAAGATGATTCTGAAGATGCAGGTTTTTTTAAACGTTGGAGAAAAAGAAGAGATAATAAGAAAGAAAATGATGAAACAGATGATGATATAACAGAACCCGAAGCAACAGATGACAATTATGAGGACTCTCTGACTAAAGAGGAAAGGTATAAAACAGAGTATAAAAAAGTAACTGAATACCGGAAAATATATGAATTACAATCCGTTAAATATTCATATAAAAAAATATCCGGTATTAACAGTAAATGTAAATTTTTAAAACCTTTTAACAACGGGTTACTTGCAGTAACAAACTCAGGTTTATATTTTGTTAAAGCTTACGAAACAAAAACCATTATTCCGGATGAATATATCTATGATATTTCCGGAAAAGCAACAGACAATATAATCTTTGCAGCAACTTCAAAAGGAATATATAAAATACACAAATCAAGTGATAATATATCAGCATATAAAATTGAAAACGAAAAACCGGAATATAAAAAGATTAAAAGATTATATAAGATTAATGATACCGCAATATGGGCAGGATATTTAAATAAACTGTTTCTGTTTAAATTCAAAAAAAACAGAATAAGTTCTTCAGAGCAGTTTAAATTGAATTCAGACATAAATGAAGACGTAATTATTACAAAATACAAGAACAGACCGGTATTTATTTCGAGTGATAATGCTTTTTATTTAAATAATGAAATTAATGACATTGTTGAAGATAATGAATTAAACAAATTAATCAGAAATGCTGACAATATATATTTTACATCAGATACAAGCTATATTATTTACGGACAAAATAATTCAGTTTCTCAAATAAATATTAATCAACCCTTACCTTATCTGAAATATGCTTGGCTGGTTGACTATGTTGAAAATCTAACTTTTGATAATGCTTATAACATTTGGCTTGTTTCAAGAGATAATATGATTTATAAGATCAGCCCTGAAAAATACAGTAACCGTAATTTTAATATTAGTATTATTGATATTAAAGATAAAGAAGAAAATTCTTTAGATAACTTTTCGGATATAAAATTAGGCAGTAACTACAAAAGAATAACAATATATCTTTCTTCTCCCTGTTTTTTTAAAAATGATTTTGTAACGTATTATTACGGTATTGATACAAACAATGAAAAAGACTTTATTGAATCTTCTAAATCAAAAATTATAATTCCGGAACTTACTTCCGGTAATCATATCATATATTTATTTGCAGTAAACGAAATAAACGAAAAGAGTGAAACTATCAAGATTAATATTGAGATAAATCCACCGTTTTGGCAAACTAATCATTTTTTAATTGCCGTTTTTGTTGTATTTATCTTATTAATTTCATTATTAATTTCAGGGGTATACAGAATAAGACAACGAAAGATCAAAGAATATAACGAAATTCTGGAACTTAAAGTAAAAGAAAGAACTGTTGAAATTAAAATACAAAATAAACAAATCCAAAAACAAAACTCTGAAATTATTGAACAAAACAGAAAGATCGTTTATCAAAATGAAGAGATTACCGGAAGTATAAAATATGCCCGTAAAATACAAAAAGCAGCACTTCCGGAAACTGATATTCAATCTAAATATTTATCAGGATTTTTTAACTTATTTAAACCAAGGGATATTGTAAGCGGTGATTTTTATTGGATGACAGAAGCTCAAAACAAATTATTCATTGCTGCCGTTGATTGTACGGGACATGGTGTTCCGGGAGGGTTTTTGAGTATGTTGGGAATTTCATTTCTAAATGAAATAGTAACTGACATGAACAAAAAAACAGAAGATATTAAAGCTGCCGACATATTAAATGTGCTGAGAAATAAAATGATTACTACTTTAAGCCAACATAATGAACATACAACACATGACGGCATGGATATGGCTTTGGTAATTATCGACAAAGAAAATATGTTGCTTAATTATGCCGGTGCTAATAATCCGGCATATATTATCAGAAAAAATCGATTGAGTAAAATAACAGCAAACAGAATGCCTATTGGTTTCAATAAAAAATTGAATGATATAGATTTTACCAATAAATTTTTAAAGTTAAAAATGAATGATTCAATTTATTTATTTTCTGACGGATATGCCGATCAATTCGGTGGTGAAAATAATAAAAAATTCAACTCAAGACGTTTTAGAGAATTATTAATTCACTTGCAGAAATTTCCTATGGTACAACAAAAAGATATTGCGGAGACTATTCTGAAAAGATGGCAAAAAGATAATATTCAAATTGATGATATTTTATTAATAGGTATTCAAATTTAA